Proteins from a genomic interval of Salinivibrio kushneri:
- a CDS encoding ABC transporter ATP-binding protein encodes MTQDVILSVKDLTVNFTTDDGPREVLHGVSFEVKAGRTLGLVGESGSGKSVTAMSIMGLLPKPYGQVTGGEILYRGTDLVTLPAKERYAMRGNRISIIFQDPMTALNPVHTIGRQINEVLMLHRPELDKKARYAFALDMMNKVKIPLPEKRLNEYPHNLSGGMRQRVMIAMALACKPDILICDEPTTALDVTVQASILDLINELQEETGMAVIFITHDLGVVAEVCDDVAVMYDGQIRERADIFTLFDNPAHPYTKRLLGLMPGRTHQPKQMIDIRPLEEFDAAPSSP; translated from the coding sequence ATGACCCAGGATGTCATTCTTTCGGTTAAGGATTTGACCGTTAATTTTACCACTGACGATGGCCCCCGTGAGGTACTTCACGGGGTGAGCTTTGAAGTAAAAGCCGGGCGCACGCTCGGCTTGGTGGGCGAGTCGGGCAGTGGCAAAAGTGTCACGGCAATGTCGATCATGGGCTTGCTCCCTAAGCCTTACGGACAGGTGACCGGCGGCGAGATTCTGTATCGCGGGACAGACTTGGTGACCTTGCCCGCCAAAGAGCGCTATGCAATGCGCGGTAATCGGATCTCGATTATCTTTCAAGACCCAATGACGGCGCTGAACCCTGTGCATACCATTGGTCGGCAAATCAATGAAGTCTTGATGTTGCACCGCCCGGAGCTGGATAAAAAAGCCCGGTATGCCTTCGCATTGGATATGATGAACAAGGTAAAAATCCCACTGCCTGAAAAGCGTCTCAATGAGTATCCGCACAACCTGTCTGGTGGGATGCGCCAACGGGTAATGATCGCCATGGCACTGGCCTGCAAGCCTGATATCTTGATTTGTGATGAGCCAACCACCGCCTTGGATGTGACGGTACAGGCCTCGATTTTGGACTTGATTAACGAGCTGCAAGAAGAAACCGGCATGGCGGTAATTTTTATCACCCACGATCTGGGGGTGGTCGCCGAGGTGTGTGACGATGTGGCGGTGATGTATGACGGGCAAATTCGTGAACGGGCAGATATTTTTACCTTATTTGACAACCCTGCCCATCCATATACCAAGCGTTTGCTGGGGTTAATGCCGGGGCGTACCCACCAACCCAAGCAGATGATTGATATTCGCCCGTTGGAAGAGTTTGATGCCGCGCCATCATCCCCGTAG
- a CDS encoding ABC transporter ATP-binding protein gives MSKEVLRVENLKQYFVSGKGLLRQGYTIKAVDGVSLSVSQGETLGLVGESGCGKSTLGRTMLKLFEPTEGKIFFEGKDITQLSPRQMRPLRKDMQIVFQDPLESLNQRHNIGGILEEPFIIHNIGTAKERRQWVLELLDKVGLPHDAVNRYPHEFSGGQRQRIGIARAIALKPKLLICDESVSALDVSVQAQILNLLLKLQQEMNLAMIFISHDLSVVRHISDKVAVMYFGHVVEEGPTETVYHQPQHEYTQKLLSAIPITHPKYRKHKRRAEQPVAEKKPETIG, from the coding sequence ATGAGCAAGGAAGTCCTCAGAGTAGAAAATCTGAAGCAGTATTTTGTCTCGGGCAAAGGCCTGCTTCGTCAAGGTTATACCATTAAAGCGGTCGATGGCGTATCGCTGTCGGTATCCCAAGGTGAAACCCTCGGGCTGGTGGGCGAGTCGGGGTGTGGCAAAAGCACCCTGGGCCGTACCATGCTTAAACTGTTTGAGCCTACCGAAGGGAAGATCTTTTTTGAAGGTAAAGACATCACCCAGTTGTCGCCACGTCAGATGCGGCCACTGCGTAAAGATATGCAGATTGTCTTTCAAGACCCGCTCGAATCGCTAAACCAGCGTCATAACATCGGCGGGATCTTAGAAGAGCCCTTTATCATTCACAATATTGGCACCGCGAAAGAGCGCCGCCAATGGGTACTTGAGCTATTAGACAAAGTCGGCTTGCCCCATGATGCGGTTAACCGCTACCCGCATGAGTTTTCGGGCGGTCAGCGCCAGCGGATTGGTATTGCCCGGGCGATCGCCCTTAAACCGAAACTGCTGATTTGTGACGAGTCGGTCTCCGCCTTGGATGTGTCGGTGCAGGCACAAATTCTTAATCTGTTGCTGAAACTCCAGCAAGAGATGAACTTGGCGATGATTTTTATCTCGCACGACTTATCGGTGGTTCGTCATATCTCCGATAAGGTGGCGGTGATGTATTTTGGTCATGTGGTGGAAGAAGGGCCGACCGAAACCGTCTACCATCAGCCGCAGCACGAGTACACGCAAAAGTTACTCTCTGCCATTCCGATCACCCACCCAAAATACCGCAAACACAAGCGCCGCGCCGAGCAACCGGTGGCCGAAAAAAAGCCTGAGACTATCGGCTAA
- a CDS encoding TRAP transporter substrate-binding protein — protein sequence MKAITKTLLAASLSGLFSMSAMAADFNLKIQSSDPSGDLNFKVQQRWADRVETMSDGQINIDLLPVGSVVKHTETLGAIKMGILDGHVTATGYFSGKDPAFGLIGNMVGAWSDTTQLLQYMNYGGGNELMTELYAPYGVQFVGASTTGVESFISKKPIDGVADLKGLKLRAPEGLVQQVFAAAGATPVNLPGSEVFTGLSKGVIDAADYTVFSTNQKAGMNDIAPHPVQPGFHSLPLIDISIAQKKWDKMPEDLQTILKTSVRDFSYDMTTQLKMADMAAVKEAKANPEITIHDWSDEERKKFREIAKTQWKVFAERSPNAQKVYDSVTDFLETNGLL from the coding sequence ATGAAAGCAATAACGAAAACCCTGCTCGCTGCCTCTCTCTCTGGCTTGTTCTCTATGTCAGCGATGGCGGCAGATTTTAATCTGAAAATCCAATCGTCTGATCCCTCGGGCGATCTCAACTTTAAGGTTCAGCAGCGCTGGGCTGACCGTGTTGAGACCATGTCTGATGGCCAAATTAATATCGATTTACTGCCTGTTGGCTCTGTGGTGAAACACACCGAGACGCTCGGGGCGATAAAAATGGGGATCCTGGACGGCCATGTCACTGCCACGGGCTACTTTTCCGGCAAAGATCCGGCCTTTGGCTTGATTGGTAACATGGTCGGTGCCTGGTCCGATACCACCCAGCTGCTGCAATACATGAATTACGGTGGTGGGAATGAGCTGATGACTGAGCTTTACGCCCCGTATGGTGTGCAGTTTGTAGGCGCGTCGACCACAGGCGTTGAGTCGTTTATTTCCAAAAAACCGATTGATGGCGTGGCTGATCTGAAAGGACTCAAGCTGCGTGCCCCAGAAGGCTTGGTGCAGCAAGTGTTTGCCGCCGCCGGTGCTACACCGGTTAACTTGCCGGGCTCGGAAGTGTTTACCGGTCTGAGCAAAGGGGTAATTGATGCGGCCGATTACACCGTGTTTTCCACCAACCAAAAAGCGGGGATGAATGACATTGCACCGCACCCAGTGCAGCCAGGCTTCCACTCTTTGCCACTGATTGACATCTCTATCGCGCAGAAAAAATGGGACAAGATGCCGGAAGACTTGCAGACCATTTTGAAAACCTCTGTTCGTGACTTTTCTTACGACATGACCACCCAGCTGAAAATGGCGGATATGGCGGCGGTGAAAGAGGCCAAAGCCAACCCAGAGATCACTATCCACGATTGGTCTGACGAAGAGCGTAAGAAGTTTCGTGAAATCGCCAAAACCCAATGGAAGGTGTTTGCCGAGCGCTCACCCAATGCACAAAAAGTGTATGACTCAGTCACTGATTTCTTAGAAACCAATGGCTTGTTGTAA
- a CDS encoding TRAP transporter small permease subunit: MTEQTPHTPPEPDEHPRNVLDRAIIKVSHLLSWLFIATVFISFYEVVMRYLFDSPTTWVHETASFIGGSLFIIGGIYAFAANRHVRVVLIYDAVSSQTRKYLNLVHHLVGLAFASMLAYSSYSLAKEAWFAPWGELRLETSGSVLNAPYPALLKGLIFIALCILVIQFVLHLIQELMGLRNKDDV, translated from the coding sequence ATGACTGAACAAACGCCTCATACCCCGCCCGAGCCCGACGAGCACCCAAGAAACGTACTCGATAGGGCGATCATTAAGGTGAGCCATTTATTAAGTTGGCTATTTATCGCCACCGTTTTTATCTCGTTTTACGAAGTGGTGATGCGCTACCTGTTTGATTCACCCACCACCTGGGTACATGAAACCGCCTCATTTATCGGCGGCTCCTTGTTCATTATCGGTGGCATTTATGCCTTCGCGGCCAATCGCCATGTGCGTGTCGTCCTGATTTACGACGCGGTGTCGTCACAAACGCGCAAATACCTCAACCTGGTTCATCACCTCGTCGGACTCGCGTTTGCCAGCATGCTGGCCTATTCATCCTACTCGCTTGCCAAGGAAGCCTGGTTTGCGCCTTGGGGCGAATTACGGCTTGAGACCTCGGGGTCTGTGCTCAATGCGCCCTATCCGGCGCTGCTTAAAGGGCTGATTTTTATCGCGCTGTGTATTCTCGTGATCCAGTTTGTATTGCATCTCATCCAAGAGCTGATGGGGCTGAGGAACAAAGACGATGTTTGA
- a CDS encoding TRAP transporter large permease, whose translation MFDLSSIGLAWGSLLMLVMLIGLLLTGMQLAFVSGFVAIFFTLFWFGPEAMPLIASRTYSFASGYVFLAVPMFVLMAALLDRSGIAKDLFDAMKSLGRKVRGGVAVQTILVAVLLASMSGVIGGETVLLGILALPQMLRLGYDRKLAIGTTCAGGALGTMLPPSIVLIIYGMTASVSIGDLFKASFLPAFILAACYIAYVLIRCKLNPSLAPIPSDSGEEEEPQVSYFKALFFPLFSVAVVLGSIYTGVASVTEASALGVVGIMLSAIVRGEMNLSMLKESAIATMRTCGMIMWIGIGASALVGIYNLMGGIDFVEQVILSLSGGSAIGTLLIMMVILLVLGMFLDWVGVALLTMPIFVPIITGLGFDPIWFGVVFCLNMQVSFLSPPFGPAAFYLKSVAPKDISLGEIFTSLLPFIALQVFVLSLVIIFPELAMWWQ comes from the coding sequence ATGTTTGATTTATCTTCGATTGGACTGGCATGGGGAAGCCTGCTCATGCTGGTGATGCTGATTGGATTGCTACTCACTGGGATGCAATTGGCGTTTGTGTCTGGGTTTGTGGCGATCTTTTTTACCCTCTTTTGGTTTGGCCCCGAGGCGATGCCATTAATTGCCAGCCGCACCTATAGCTTTGCCTCCGGTTACGTCTTCTTAGCCGTGCCGATGTTCGTATTAATGGCGGCACTGCTTGACCGGTCAGGCATTGCCAAAGATCTTTTCGATGCCATGAAATCTCTAGGGCGCAAAGTGAGAGGTGGGGTCGCGGTTCAAACCATTTTAGTCGCGGTGCTGCTAGCTTCTATGTCTGGCGTGATTGGCGGTGAAACCGTGCTATTGGGGATCTTGGCGTTACCGCAAATGCTCCGCCTTGGTTATGATCGCAAGCTGGCGATCGGTACCACCTGTGCCGGGGGCGCGCTGGGGACCATGCTGCCGCCCAGTATCGTACTGATTATTTACGGCATGACCGCCAGTGTATCGATTGGCGATTTGTTCAAGGCATCCTTTCTCCCCGCCTTTATTCTTGCCGCCTGTTACATCGCTTATGTGTTGATTCGCTGTAAGTTAAACCCATCTCTGGCACCGATCCCAAGCGACAGCGGCGAAGAAGAGGAGCCGCAAGTGAGCTACTTTAAAGCGCTATTTTTCCCGCTTTTCTCGGTAGCCGTGGTACTTGGCAGTATTTACACTGGGGTGGCCTCGGTCACTGAAGCATCGGCGCTTGGCGTGGTGGGGATCATGCTGTCTGCGATTGTCCGTGGTGAGATGAACCTTTCGATGCTCAAAGAGAGCGCGATTGCCACCATGCGCACTTGCGGGATGATCATGTGGATTGGCATTGGTGCCAGCGCCCTGGTGGGAATCTACAACCTGATGGGCGGGATTGATTTTGTTGAACAAGTGATCCTGAGCCTAAGTGGCGGCAGTGCGATAGGTACCTTGCTTATCATGATGGTGATCTTACTCGTTTTAGGAATGTTTTTAGACTGGGTCGGGGTGGCGCTGTTAACCATGCCGATCTTTGTGCCCATTATCACCGGGCTTGGTTTTGACCCCATTTGGTTCGGGGTGGTGTTCTGCCTCAACATGCAGGTGTCGTTCCTTTCGCCACCATTTGGACCCGCTGCCTTCTACCTTAAATCGGTGGCCCCGAAAGACATCAGTCTTGGTGAAATCTTTACCTCACTCCTGCCTTTTATCGCCCTGCAAGTGTTCGTGCTGTCATTGGTGATTATCTTCCCTGAGTTGGCAATGTGGTGGCAATGA
- a CDS encoding gluconokinase encodes MKVKKLLIMGVSGCGKSLIGSEIARALDLPFYDGDDYHPADNVEKMRQGIPLTDADRSGWLRTLNRLYTDNEAAVIACSALKPEYRDVLRQNNPELVIVYLQGDYATIWSRLQKRANHYFHGEAMLRSQFDALVEPSAEEALFVDISCSVDTVVAHALQQIKEMES; translated from the coding sequence ATGAAAGTAAAAAAACTATTAATCATGGGGGTTTCAGGGTGCGGCAAAAGCCTGATTGGCAGTGAAATTGCCCGTGCACTCGACCTGCCTTTTTATGACGGTGATGATTATCATCCCGCTGACAATGTAGAAAAAATGCGGCAAGGGATCCCTCTGACTGATGCTGACCGTAGTGGCTGGTTGCGCACTTTGAACCGCCTGTACACCGACAACGAAGCGGCGGTGATTGCCTGCTCAGCATTAAAACCGGAGTACCGCGACGTTCTGCGACAAAACAACCCAGAGTTAGTGATTGTCTACCTGCAAGGGGATTACGCCACGATTTGGTCACGGCTACAAAAACGGGCTAACCACTATTTTCATGGTGAAGCCATGCTGCGTAGCCAATTTGACGCCTTGGTCGAGCCCAGTGCTGAAGAGGCCTTGTTTGTCGATATCTCTTGCTCCGTCGACACCGTGGTCGCGCACGCGTTGCAACAAATAAAGGAGATGGAGTCATGA
- the gndA gene encoding NADP-dependent phosphogluconate dehydrogenase, which yields MMPSQISLVGLGVMGKSLAFNLVDHGFNVAGFDIDPHHRQAAHEAALPLNMASGKGQLTVVDSLSQLLACLQTPRVIALSVPAGEVIDTVIRELLAAGLAPDDIVIDTGNSLWTDSERRARDYQGQLRFFNTAISGGEVGARTGPSLMASGDASAWAQVKPMWLAIAAKVDHAGQPVGQFEQGEPCAAYLGGAGVGHYVKMVHNGIEYADMQLIAEAYHFMSQALGLSAVEIGHCFARWNQGPLNSYLMAISAEILQTPDPITGKPFVEVVLDKAGQKGTGMWTAVNALQTGVAAPTIAQAVFARAQSGLKAVRVAAAKTRTNPASVAYDDIDTQLENLHDALYCAKLSVYAQGFDLINTTAQQQGWTLDFAQIAKIWRAGCIIRAQCLSEIASAYQQTPDVANLLLVAPFAEAVNRQAPGWRATVASAAQAAVPIPAMTASLSYFDALYSEVLPANLLQAQRDYFGAHGYARVDDDESRQYHLTWSEQPKRQQIR from the coding sequence ATGATGCCATCACAGATAAGTCTGGTTGGATTAGGTGTGATGGGGAAAAGCCTGGCTTTTAACCTTGTCGATCATGGCTTTAATGTCGCAGGCTTTGATATTGATCCGCATCACCGGCAAGCGGCGCATGAGGCCGCGCTACCCCTGAATATGGCGTCGGGAAAAGGCCAGCTAACGGTGGTCGATTCGCTATCTCAGCTGCTGGCCTGTTTGCAAACGCCGCGCGTTATCGCCTTGTCGGTGCCCGCCGGCGAGGTGATCGACACGGTGATCCGTGAGTTGCTAGCAGCGGGACTTGCACCTGACGATATTGTTATCGACACCGGCAACAGCCTGTGGACGGATAGTGAGCGACGCGCTCGCGACTACCAAGGGCAGTTGCGCTTTTTTAACACTGCCATCTCCGGTGGGGAAGTGGGCGCGCGTACCGGCCCCTCGCTGATGGCCAGTGGTGATGCGTCAGCGTGGGCGCAGGTTAAACCCATGTGGTTGGCGATTGCGGCAAAAGTGGATCACGCCGGTCAGCCTGTGGGCCAGTTTGAGCAGGGGGAGCCGTGTGCCGCTTATTTAGGCGGGGCGGGGGTGGGTCATTATGTCAAGATGGTACATAACGGCATTGAATATGCGGACATGCAGTTAATTGCGGAAGCGTATCATTTTATGTCGCAAGCACTAGGACTGTCGGCGGTAGAAATTGGCCACTGTTTTGCTCGTTGGAACCAAGGGCCGCTCAATAGTTACTTGATGGCAATCAGCGCCGAGATCTTGCAAACCCCAGACCCTATCACAGGTAAGCCGTTCGTCGAGGTGGTGCTGGATAAAGCCGGCCAAAAGGGGACAGGCATGTGGACAGCAGTGAATGCGCTGCAAACTGGTGTCGCGGCCCCGACCATTGCCCAGGCGGTGTTTGCACGCGCCCAAAGTGGCTTAAAAGCGGTGCGAGTGGCGGCAGCGAAAACCCGCACCAACCCAGCGTCTGTTGCGTATGATGATATTGATACACAGCTTGAAAACCTACACGACGCCCTGTATTGCGCCAAATTATCGGTGTATGCCCAAGGGTTTGATCTGATCAACACCACCGCGCAGCAACAAGGCTGGACACTGGATTTTGCGCAAATTGCCAAGATTTGGCGCGCAGGGTGCATTATCCGCGCACAATGTTTAAGCGAGATTGCCAGCGCGTATCAACAGACGCCAGATGTCGCTAACTTGCTTCTTGTCGCGCCCTTTGCCGAGGCGGTGAACCGCCAAGCTCCCGGCTGGCGCGCGACCGTTGCCAGTGCCGCACAAGCAGCGGTGCCTATTCCCGCGATGACGGCGTCATTGAGTTATTTTGATGCCCTATACAGCGAGGTGTTACCCGCTAACTTGCTTCAGGCTCAGCGCGACTATTTTGGCGCTCATGGCTATGCACGCGTGGATGACGATGAGTCACGCCAGTACCATTTAACCTGGAGTGAGCAGCCAAAGCGCCAGCAAATACGATAA
- the gntR gene encoding gluconate operon transcriptional repressor GntR gives MANKKKRPTLQDIADRVGVTKMTVSRCLRDPAMVSDAAREKIQLAVEELGYIPNRAPDILSNAKSHAIGVLVPSLTNQVFAEVIRGIESVTSPEGYQTMIAHYSYSAALEEQSIESLLSYNVDAIILSENVHTDRARKMLQTASIPVIEIMDSVSPRIEQAVGFDNTKASRDMTKALIEKGRQCIAYFAARMDERTRLKLEGYHQAIAQTQQTPISLQTEDASSFTLGAKLLGQLLELHSEVDGIVCTNDDLAIGALYECQRRGIKVPEHIAIAGFHGHDISQAMLPKLATVITPREEIGRVAATELIARLRGADTWPSHIDLGYRIEHGESI, from the coding sequence ATGGCGAATAAGAAAAAGCGACCGACATTACAAGACATTGCCGACCGAGTCGGCGTCACCAAAATGACAGTAAGCCGCTGTTTACGCGATCCGGCGATGGTCTCGGACGCCGCCCGTGAAAAAATCCAATTGGCGGTAGAGGAGCTGGGTTATATTCCCAACCGCGCCCCCGATATTCTCTCCAATGCGAAATCCCATGCGATTGGCGTGCTGGTGCCTTCCCTGACCAACCAAGTCTTTGCCGAAGTGATCCGCGGGATTGAATCCGTCACCTCACCAGAGGGCTATCAAACCATGATTGCCCACTACAGCTACAGCGCCGCGCTCGAGGAGCAGAGCATTGAGTCTTTGCTCTCGTATAACGTCGATGCGATCATTTTGTCCGAAAATGTGCATACCGATAGAGCGCGCAAAATGCTGCAAACCGCCTCGATTCCGGTGATTGAAATCATGGATAGCGTATCGCCACGCATCGAGCAAGCGGTCGGTTTTGACAACACCAAAGCCTCGCGCGATATGACTAAGGCCCTGATTGAAAAAGGCCGCCAATGCATCGCGTATTTTGCCGCCCGTATGGATGAACGCACGCGCCTAAAGCTGGAGGGCTATCATCAAGCGATTGCTCAAACCCAGCAAACGCCGATCAGCCTGCAGACTGAAGACGCCTCATCATTTACCTTAGGGGCCAAGTTACTCGGTCAGCTGCTTGAATTACATTCCGAGGTGGATGGCATTGTTTGCACCAACGATGACCTGGCGATTGGTGCTTTATATGAATGCCAACGACGCGGGATCAAGGTGCCGGAACACATTGCGATTGCCGGTTTTCACGGTCACGACATCAGCCAAGCCATGCTCCCCAAACTGGCGACAGTGATCACCCCCCGAGAAGAAATCGGCCGTGTCGCCGCCACCGAGCTTATCGCCCGACTCCGCGGCGCCGACACCTGGCCGAGCCACATCGATCTTGGCTACCGCATCGAACACGGGGAGAGTATTTGA
- the abiEi gene encoding type IV toxin-antitoxin system AbiEi family antitoxin, with product MAKSDELLNVFAKAVRAGGGVHSAAELAFMLGVPCDPAFRKLLADSVKKGLLRRVVKGFYESMITPPEPETAIYKIIKKLRSGVLNYISLESQLSHTGDISQIVMGRTTVVTKGRSGCFNTPYGVIEFTHTKRPVEKIAPNLYYDPDIQMYRAFKEQAIADLKHCRRNLHMLES from the coding sequence ATGGCAAAGTCTGATGAGCTACTAAACGTATTCGCAAAAGCGGTTCGCGCTGGCGGAGGCGTTCACAGTGCAGCTGAGCTTGCTTTTATGTTGGGTGTGCCCTGTGATCCTGCTTTTAGAAAACTCCTCGCAGATAGCGTAAAAAAGGGCTTGCTAAGACGGGTGGTAAAAGGGTTCTATGAAAGCATGATTACCCCTCCTGAGCCTGAGACGGCTATTTATAAAATCATCAAAAAGTTACGTAGTGGGGTATTGAATTACATCAGCTTGGAAAGCCAGCTCAGTCATACCGGTGATATTTCGCAAATTGTGATGGGCAGGACCACGGTAGTGACTAAAGGTCGAAGTGGTTGTTTTAATACGCCTTATGGCGTGATCGAATTTACCCATACTAAAAGGCCAGTCGAAAAAATCGCCCCTAATTTATACTATGACCCCGACATCCAAATGTATCGCGCATTCAAAGAACAAGCGATTGCAGATCTAAAGCACTGCCGCCGCAATCTACATATGCTGGAGAGCTAA
- a CDS encoding nucleotidyl transferase AbiEii/AbiGii toxin family protein, which yields MLKQQIRQIVQSNPDYASVTPVIEKEILHHDIMDVLIKQGVLQRLTFIGGTSLRMCYNSSRLSEDLDFNGGHDFKPSEFEGLESEIQTYIQNKYETEVWVNKPSGEQQGDTVSWKVSIVKAPNRPDLPRQKMHIDVCAIPSFDIEKRPLINHYDMVVPTEGILVPVQSLQETLADKLIALAYRARRIKPRDIWDIVWIKQRGIDLSKILVEKKLNARHKQTDDFRQALSAALTKLMSEEEVHNDFNMEMSRFIPQKIKERTIDNSEYWAYVQGEVTAIASELLDDGTPKNPFDMG from the coding sequence ATGCTGAAGCAACAAATTCGCCAAATCGTACAGTCAAACCCTGACTATGCATCAGTCACGCCCGTGATCGAAAAAGAGATCTTGCATCATGACATTATGGATGTGCTGATCAAGCAAGGCGTTCTGCAGCGGTTAACCTTTATTGGCGGCACCTCACTACGCATGTGCTACAACAGCAGTCGATTGTCAGAAGATCTTGATTTCAACGGTGGCCATGACTTCAAACCGTCCGAGTTTGAGGGGCTGGAGTCTGAGATACAGACTTATATCCAAAATAAGTATGAAACTGAAGTGTGGGTCAACAAGCCCTCTGGCGAGCAGCAAGGGGATACCGTTTCGTGGAAGGTTAGTATCGTGAAAGCGCCTAATCGTCCTGATTTACCAAGACAAAAAATGCATATTGACGTCTGTGCCATACCTTCATTCGATATCGAAAAGCGTCCTTTAATCAATCATTACGATATGGTTGTACCGACAGAAGGTATCTTAGTTCCTGTTCAATCACTACAAGAAACATTGGCCGATAAGCTTATTGCATTAGCGTATCGAGCAAGGCGTATCAAGCCTCGTGATATTTGGGATATTGTTTGGATTAAGCAGCGCGGGATTGATTTATCCAAGATATTGGTTGAGAAGAAACTCAACGCCCGACACAAGCAAACAGATGACTTTCGACAGGCGCTGTCTGCTGCGTTAACCAAGCTAATGTCGGAAGAGGAAGTACACAATGACTTCAATATGGAAATGAGCCGTTTTATCCCTCAGAAAATTAAAGAAAGAACCATCGATAACTCAGAGTATTGGGCATACGTTCAGGGTGAGGTAACAGCCATCGCATCTGAGTTACTTGATGACGGCACACCCAAAAATCCATTTGATATGGGCTAG
- a CDS encoding virulence RhuM family protein has product MQHLGLSLVIAVSYRVRSSRGAEFRQWERKLSKHTSLKGL; this is encoded by the coding sequence ATTCAACACCTTGGCCTGTCCTTGGTGATAGCCGTTAGTTATCGAGTTCGCTCGAGTCGTGGTGCTGAGTTTCGTCAATGGGAACGCAAACTCTCCAAGCATACCTCATTAAAGGGTTTGTAA